A genomic window from Gymnodinialimonas ceratoperidinii includes:
- the ftsZ gene encoding cell division protein FtsZ yields the protein MTLNLTMTDAQPELKPRITVFGVGGAGGNAVNNMIEQQLDGCEFVVANTDAQALQQSTAHARIQMGQRVTEGLGAGARPQVGASAAEESIEEIVDHLAGAHMAFITAGMGGGTGTGAAPIIAQAARELGVLTVGVVTKPFQFEGTKRMRQADEGIEALQKVVDTLIIIPNQNLFRLANEKTTFTEAFAMADDVLYQGVKGVTDLMVRPGLINLDFADVRAVMNEMGKAMMGTGESDGENRAMEAAEKAIANPLLDEISLRGARGVLINVTGGYDLTLFELDEAANRIREEVDPEANIIVGSTLDTDMEGQMRVSVVATGIDAAERQEDAPMPARQFYATGSAVAASKPAPAPEAAPAPEPVQAEEPAEDAAPEPSLFESFDAGAEFNAEPEVSSEDDVPAPAYQPAPAPAASKPAPAPQQRPTPVATAAEDQQGYVAPKPAAGGSPTPEALARLRAAIQRDAPRAPQAAPVAQQQPQSNEHGQKRGFGINSLINRMTGAPEEGAAPAERRQPNMGASAPTPMPQHHAADDGVVDPDQERIEIPAFLRRQAN from the coding sequence ATGACTCTGAATCTTACCATGACCGACGCTCAACCCGAGCTGAAACCCCGTATCACTGTCTTTGGTGTCGGTGGGGCCGGCGGCAACGCCGTTAACAACATGATCGAACAGCAGCTCGATGGCTGCGAATTCGTGGTCGCGAATACCGACGCGCAGGCGCTGCAGCAATCCACCGCCCACGCGCGCATCCAGATGGGTCAGCGCGTGACCGAAGGCCTCGGCGCAGGTGCACGCCCGCAGGTCGGCGCTTCGGCAGCCGAGGAAAGCATCGAGGAGATCGTCGATCACCTCGCCGGCGCCCACATGGCCTTCATCACCGCAGGCATGGGCGGCGGCACCGGCACCGGCGCGGCCCCGATCATCGCGCAGGCCGCGCGGGAGTTGGGCGTCCTGACCGTCGGCGTCGTGACCAAGCCGTTCCAGTTCGAAGGCACCAAGCGCATGCGCCAGGCCGATGAAGGCATCGAGGCGCTGCAGAAGGTCGTCGACACGCTGATCATCATTCCGAACCAGAACCTGTTCCGCCTCGCCAACGAGAAGACCACCTTCACCGAGGCCTTCGCCATGGCCGACGACGTCCTGTATCAGGGCGTGAAGGGCGTCACCGACCTGATGGTGCGTCCGGGCCTGATCAACCTCGACTTCGCGGACGTGCGCGCCGTGATGAACGAGATGGGCAAGGCGATGATGGGCACCGGCGAGAGCGATGGCGAGAACCGCGCCATGGAAGCCGCCGAGAAGGCGATCGCCAACCCGCTGCTGGACGAGATTAGCCTGCGCGGCGCGCGCGGCGTGCTGATCAACGTGACCGGCGGCTACGACCTGACCCTGTTCGAGCTGGACGAAGCGGCCAACCGCATCCGCGAAGAGGTCGACCCCGAGGCGAACATCATCGTGGGCTCCACGCTGGACACCGACATGGAAGGCCAGATGCGCGTCAGCGTCGTGGCCACCGGCATCGACGCCGCCGAGCGTCAGGAAGATGCCCCGATGCCCGCGCGTCAGTTCTACGCCACGGGCTCTGCCGTTGCCGCGTCCAAGCCGGCGCCTGCACCGGAAGCGGCGCCTGCGCCCGAGCCTGTTCAGGCGGAAGAGCCTGCCGAGGACGCAGCGCCCGAGCCGTCGCTTTTCGAAAGCTTTGATGCGGGCGCCGAGTTCAACGCCGAGCCCGAAGTGTCTTCTGAGGATGACGTGCCGGCCCCGGCCTACCAGCCCGCACCGGCTCCTGCCGCGTCCAAACCTGCGCCCGCCCCGCAGCAACGGCCTACGCCGGTTGCAACCGCGGCCGAGGATCAGCAAGGCTACGTCGCGCCGAAACCCGCCGCTGGCGGCTCGCCCACCCCTGAGGCCCTGGCCCGCCTTCGCGCGGCCATCCAGCGCGATGCGCCCCGTGCGCCGCAGGCCGCTCCGGTGGCACAGCAACAGCCGCAGTCCAACGAGCACGGACAGAAGCGCGGCTTCGGCATCAATTCCCTGATCAACCGCATGACAGGCGCCCCGGAAGAAGGCGCGGCTCCGGCCGAGCGTCGGCAGCCGAACATGGGCGCCTCGGCCCCGACGCCGATGCCGCAGCACCACGCGGCAGACGACGGTGTCGTCGATCCCGACCAGGAGCGGATCGAAATTCCCGCCTTCCTGCGCCGTCAGGCAAACTGA
- the lpxC gene encoding UDP-3-O-acyl-N-acetylglucosamine deacetylase produces MQATLRKKATFSGIGLHTGRLTRVSILPQAANVGIWFRRTDLDDAAMIPARYDLVPQSRLCTKLVAEDGTEISTVEHIMAALIGSGIHNALIEVDGPELPILDGSAAPFVRAILDAGIQRQSAPIHALEILKPVRAQDGEAWAELSPSAGLEMDYTIDFADKAIGYQRRIANLANGRFVRDLCDSRTFCRRADVEMMHEAGLALGGTYDNAVVVDGETVLSPGGFRHADEAVRHKMLDALGDLALAGAPILGCYTGFRAGHMVTNQLLRKLFATEGAVRLVECSLDQAASLPGVGVKTADLAYVA; encoded by the coding sequence ATGCAGGCAACACTCCGAAAGAAAGCGACGTTCAGTGGCATTGGTTTGCACACCGGCCGTCTGACCCGCGTCAGCATCCTGCCGCAGGCCGCGAACGTGGGCATCTGGTTCCGCCGCACCGACCTCGACGATGCCGCGATGATCCCCGCCCGCTATGACCTCGTCCCGCAAAGCCGCCTCTGCACCAAGCTGGTCGCCGAGGATGGCACGGAAATCTCCACCGTCGAACACATCATGGCCGCGCTGATCGGCTCTGGCATCCACAACGCGCTGATCGAGGTTGATGGCCCCGAGCTGCCGATCCTCGACGGTTCTGCCGCGCCTTTCGTGCGCGCGATCCTCGATGCCGGTATCCAGCGCCAGTCCGCGCCGATCCACGCGCTCGAAATCCTCAAGCCGGTCCGCGCGCAGGACGGGGAGGCATGGGCCGAGCTTTCGCCCTCCGCCGGCCTCGAGATGGATTACACGATCGATTTCGCCGACAAGGCGATCGGCTATCAGCGGCGGATCGCCAATCTCGCGAACGGCCGTTTCGTGCGCGATTTGTGTGACAGCCGCACCTTCTGCCGCCGCGCCGACGTCGAGATGATGCACGAGGCCGGTCTCGCGCTTGGCGGCACCTATGACAACGCCGTCGTCGTCGACGGTGAGACGGTGCTCAGCCCCGGTGGCTTCCGCCACGCGGATGAGGCCGTGCGCCACAAGATGCTGGATGCATTGGGTGATTTGGCCCTCGCCGGCGCGCCGATCCTCGGCTGCTACACCGGTTTCCGGGCCGGTCACATGGTCACAAACCAGCTTCTGCGCAAACTTTTCGCCACCGAAGGCGCGGTGCGTCTGGTGGAATGCAGCCTCGATCAGGCGGCTTCTCTTCCGGGTGTCGGCGTGAAGACGGCAGATCTTGCCTACGTCGCCTGA
- a CDS encoding outer membrane protein assembly factor BamD, translating to MTTNRFRLSGAALGLTLVLAGCGGGGLGGGNGFLGTGLFSGGGGGFFAGRNANLPLEELDAETIYQQAEFQLENGRADNAAELFIEVERLHPYSTWAERALIMAAFAYHEDGDYEAARVAAQRYLDFYPGNEDAAYAQYLLALSYYDQIDQVGRDQGVTYQALQALRTVIERYPDSEYTQDAILRFDLAYDHLAGKEMEVGRYYLRREHYTSAINRFRVVVEEFQTTTHTPEALLRLVEAYLALGLTDEAQTAGAILGYNFQSSPFYDDAYRQLTGQGLSLEAAGENWLREVWQQTVRGDWL from the coding sequence ATGACAACCAACCGCTTTCGACTTTCCGGTGCTGCCCTCGGGCTTACGCTTGTATTGGCGGGCTGCGGCGGCGGTGGTCTGGGGGGCGGAAACGGCTTCCTCGGTACCGGGTTGTTCAGTGGCGGCGGCGGCGGCTTCTTCGCCGGACGCAACGCGAACCTGCCGCTGGAAGAACTCGACGCAGAGACGATCTACCAGCAAGCGGAATTCCAGCTTGAGAACGGGCGCGCCGACAACGCGGCGGAACTGTTCATCGAGGTCGAGCGCCTGCACCCCTATTCGACATGGGCCGAGCGCGCGCTGATCATGGCGGCCTTCGCCTATCACGAGGATGGCGATTACGAGGCGGCCCGCGTCGCCGCGCAGCGCTACCTTGATTTCTATCCGGGCAACGAAGATGCGGCCTACGCGCAGTATCTTCTCGCGCTCTCCTACTACGACCAGATCGACCAGGTCGGCCGCGATCAGGGTGTGACCTATCAGGCCCTGCAGGCCCTGCGCACGGTGATCGAGCGCTATCCCGACAGTGAATACACGCAGGATGCGATCCTGCGCTTCGACCTCGCCTACGACCATCTGGCGGGCAAGGAGATGGAGGTCGGCCGCTACTACCTGCGCCGCGAGCATTATACCTCGGCGATCAACCGCTTCCGCGTGGTGGTCGAGGAGTTCCAGACCACGACCCACACCCCCGAGGCGCTGCTGCGATTGGTGGAGGCCTACCTCGCCCTCGGTCTGACCGACGAGGCGCAGACTGCGGGCGCGATCCTCGGCTACAACTTCCAGTCCTCGCCTTTCTATGACGACGCCTACCGGCAGCTAACCGGGCAGGGCCTGTCTCTGGAAGCCGCCGGAGAGAACTGGCTGCGTGAGGTCTGGCAGCAGACGGTCCGGGGTGATTGGCTGTAA
- the recN gene encoding DNA repair protein RecN — protein MLRHLDIRDMLIIDRLELAFQPGLNVLTGETGAGKSILLDSLGFVLGWRGRADLVRAGAAQGEVVAEFDLPAGHPAFAVLEDAGLPASDELILRRINTPEGRKTAWVNDRRVSGEVLRALSDVLVELHGQQDDKGLLDPKNHRAMLDEYGDLLGQRGKVAAAWRAKSAAAKALAAAEKRLAEMRDEEEFLRHSVAELDKLAPEAGEEAELDAKRRLMQAAEKMRADVAQAISALGLNGAEGALSDAGRWLDGVVEHAEGRLEMPMAALERALVELGEAQAGVASFAERLEFDPAELEMTEERLFALRGLARKHNVLADDLAGLAETLSTRLAALDGGEAELKQLQAARDREDEAYAEAAAELTAAREKAARALDRAMGAELAPLKMDRAVFETRRTEAPAGPDGVDAITFTVATNPGAPSGPLNRIASGGELSRFLLALKVCLTSDQAGLTMIFDEIDRGVGGATADAVGRRLADLASGGQVLVVTHSPQVAALGAHHWRVAKSVEEGITYSRVLPLSQDERVDEVARMVAGDTITDAAKDAARALLKG, from the coding sequence ATGCTGCGTCACCTCGATATCCGCGACATGTTGATTATCGACCGGTTGGAACTCGCGTTTCAGCCCGGTCTCAACGTGCTGACCGGAGAGACGGGGGCGGGCAAGTCGATCCTGCTTGATAGCCTCGGGTTCGTGCTCGGCTGGCGCGGGCGTGCCGATCTGGTTCGGGCCGGTGCGGCTCAGGGCGAGGTGGTGGCGGAGTTCGATCTGCCGGCGGGGCATCCCGCTTTCGCCGTGCTGGAAGATGCCGGGTTGCCGGCGTCCGACGAGTTGATCCTGCGCCGCATCAATACGCCCGAGGGCCGCAAGACCGCCTGGGTCAATGACCGGCGGGTGAGCGGAGAGGTGTTGCGGGCGCTGTCGGACGTGCTGGTGGAATTGCACGGCCAGCAGGACGACAAGGGGCTGCTCGATCCGAAGAACCATCGCGCGATGCTGGACGAATACGGCGACCTCCTCGGGCAGCGCGGCAAGGTCGCGGCGGCATGGCGCGCGAAGTCTGCGGCGGCGAAAGCCCTGGCCGCGGCGGAGAAGCGGTTGGCCGAGATGCGCGACGAGGAAGAGTTCCTGCGCCATTCGGTGGCCGAGCTGGACAAGCTGGCGCCGGAAGCGGGGGAGGAGGCCGAGCTGGACGCAAAGCGCCGCCTCATGCAGGCCGCCGAGAAAATGCGCGCGGACGTGGCGCAGGCGATCTCGGCGCTTGGGCTGAACGGCGCGGAGGGCGCGCTGAGCGATGCGGGCCGGTGGCTCGACGGTGTCGTGGAACACGCGGAAGGAAGGCTCGAGATGCCGATGGCGGCACTGGAGCGGGCGCTGGTGGAATTGGGCGAGGCTCAGGCCGGGGTCGCCAGCTTTGCCGAACGGTTGGAATTTGACCCCGCCGAGCTGGAAATGACCGAGGAGAGGCTCTTTGCCCTGCGCGGTCTGGCCCGGAAGCACAACGTTCTGGCGGACGATCTGGCCGGACTGGCGGAAACGCTGAGCACACGATTGGCGGCATTGGATGGCGGCGAGGCGGAGCTGAAGCAGTTGCAGGCCGCCCGCGACCGGGAGGACGAAGCCTATGCCGAGGCGGCGGCAGAATTGACCGCTGCGCGGGAGAAGGCGGCGCGCGCGCTCGACCGCGCCATGGGGGCAGAACTCGCACCCCTGAAGATGGACCGCGCCGTTTTCGAGACCCGCCGCACCGAGGCCCCGGCAGGCCCCGACGGCGTCGACGCGATCACCTTCACCGTGGCGACCAACCCCGGCGCGCCCTCGGGGCCGTTGAACCGGATCGCCTCGGGCGGGGAGCTCTCACGCTTTCTTCTGGCCTTGAAGGTCTGCCTGACCTCGGATCAGGCCGGGCTGACGATGATCTTCGACGAGATCGACCGCGGCGTTGGCGGTGCCACGGCGGACGCGGTGGGCCGACGCCTTGCCGATCTGGCGTCCGGCGGGCAGGTGCTTGTCGTGACCCATTCGCCGCAGGTCGCCGCCTTGGGCGCGCACCACTGGCGCGTTGCCAAGTCGGTGGAAGAG